Proteins co-encoded in one Populus trichocarpa isolate Nisqually-1 chromosome 10, P.trichocarpa_v4.1, whole genome shotgun sequence genomic window:
- the LOC112328986 gene encoding uncharacterized protein LOC112328986 yields MMESNIQEKVHEVEEFFDGHLKPQLVRAIAERDKVFEQQKMFSDLRRNIENLEKNSVRWSTLAPYCTCKLMCQIPTAYLWVLDLDSMWSLPGKECCKSHVAMTEYPGVTEPCGQELNLLKWMEASGRKDASP; encoded by the exons ATGATGGAGAGCAACATTCAGGAAAAAGTTCATGAAGTTGAGGAATTTTTTGATGGCCATTTGAAACCACAGCTTGTTCGCGCTATTGCTGAAcg GGACAAGGTTTTTGAGCAACAAAAGATGtt CTCAGATTTGCGTAGGAACATAGAGAACTTAGAGAAGAACAGCGTACGATGGTCAACCTTGGCTCCGTATTGTACATGCAAGCTGATGT GCCAGATACCCACCGCATATTTGTGGGTGTTGGACTTGGATTCCATGTGGAGTTTACCTGGCAAG GAATGCTGTAAAAGCCATGTGGCAATGACGGAATACCCAGGAGTCACAGAACCATGTGGGCAGGAGCTGAATCTTTTAAAATG GATGGAGGCCAGTGGGAGAAAAGATGCCTCACCGTGA
- the LOC7481554 gene encoding uncharacterized protein LOC7481554 produces the protein MEVSSTASPRMSLDQLQKEGSEETHLQNSELESSDFSDRHNHQFHSMSALEILRETVRILRCNSWSFMTIAALLICPVSAILLSNVLVDQSIVKKLSIRLLLVAKSSGLPLGPFIKQSCHRFSEMAVSSAMCFPLFITLSLLSRAAVVYSVDCTYSKKNVDGSKFLVIVSKNWRRVVSTYLWSSLVIVGCLTLFCVLLLAACSTFSAIGFWQELNLYAAIIAGLAFSVVFANAIIICNTAVVVCMLEDVSGPQALLRSSVLIRGQTQVGLLIFLGSTIGMAMIEGLFEHRVKTLSYGDGSSRIWEGPLLVVMHSFVVLIDLMMSAVFYYSCRSYSMETSDGECQSILETVTVSAESVGTP, from the coding sequence ATGGAGGTTTCTAGTACAGCTTCTCCTAGAATGAGCTTGGATCAGCTACAAAAGGAGGGATCTGAAGAAACCCATTTGCAAAACTCTGAGCTTGAATCATCTGATTTTAGTGATAGGCATAATCATCAATTCCATTCAATGAGTGCGTTGGAGATCCTGAGAGAAACAGTGAGGATTCTCCGATGTAATTCATGGTCGTTTATGACGATCGCTGCTTTGCTTATTTGCCCAGTATCTGCCATTCTTTTGTCAAATGTATTGGTTGATCAGTCTATTGTTAAGAAATTGAGTATTAGGCTTTTGTTGGTTGCCAAATCCAGTGGACTCCCATTGGGGCCTTTTATCAAACAGTCGTGTCATCGTTTTTCCGAGATGGCTGTTTCGTCTGCCATGTGCTTCCCATTGTTTATTACCTTGTCTTTGTTGTCGAGAGCTGCGGTGGTTTATTCTGTAGATTGCACTTATTCGAAGAAAAATGTCGACGGTTCAAAGTTTTTGGTGATAGTGAGTAAAAATTGGAGAAGGGTTGTTTCTACGTATTTGTGGTCGAGTTTGGTGATTGTTGGTTGTCTCACATTATTCTGTGTTCTTCTTTTAGCTGCTTGCAGTACATTTTCGGCAATTGGGTTTTGGCAAGAGTTAAATCTATATGCTGCAATAATAGCGGGGCTAGCTTTCTCAGTTGTTTTTGCAAATGCGATTATTATTTGCAATACTGCTGTTGTGGTCTGTATGTTGGAAGATGTTTCAGGGCCGCAGGCACTGCTCCGGTCCAGTGTTTTAATTAGGGGACAGACTCAGGTGGGTCTTCTGATATTTCTTGGATCAACAATTGGGATGGCAATGATAGAAGGTTTGTTTGAGCATAGGGTGAAGACATTGAGTTATGGAGATGGGTCTTCCAGGATTTGGGAAGGTCCTCTTTTAGTTGTTATGCATTCATTTGTGGTGcttattgatttgatgatgaGTGCAGTTTTCTACTATAGTTGCAGATCTTATAGTATGGAAACCTCGGATGGTGAATGCCAGTCAATTTTAGAGACAGTCACTGTTTCTGCTGAATCTGTGGGTACTCCATGA
- the LOC18102637 gene encoding uncharacterized protein LOC18102637 yields the protein MGSTAAADLCSVLSETQRIINAHSRHFLALSVLFILPLSFFLSVYPTIQNIISQSSTLHSKILYSHATFYQDDLSNLFTTNTIILSLLLVLLSVTFSLFATGSITYSVIHGFYGRPVKLCSSIKSSLTSFLPLLITNSFAEIIFLGVVLLFALFFFLVMNGIQLLGFEVNVSSPSFQVFCLILGVFLVLVLFCLQLNWVLAQVIVVAESIWGLEPLKRSNFLIKGTKGVALSLFLFLAFFPGLFVIAISFPRGDLDIGNIDSAWKIWPFVVRIVVPSALQTMLFLYNIAAFTVLYMDCTAAHGELVWEIAEEFAGDYVSLPFDDGKIPHFVSVTYT from the coding sequence ATGGGATCAACAGCGGCCGCTGACCTTTGCTCTGTCTTATCAGAAACACAACGTATAATAAACGCCCACTCCCGCCATTTCTTGGCTCTCTCTGTTCTCTTTATcctccctctttctttctttctttctgtctaCCCCACCATCCAAAACATCATCTCTCAATCCTCCACTCTCCACTCCAAAATCCTCTATTCTCACGCTACTTTTTATCAAGATGACCTCTCAAATCTTTTCACTACAAATACCATTATCCTCTCCCTTCTCCTTGTACTCCTTTCCgtcactttctctcttttcgCTACTGGCTCCATCACCTACAGTGTTATTCATGGATTCTACGGTAGACCTGTAAAGCTTTGCTCTTCAATCAAATCTTCTCTCACTTCTTTCCTTCCCCTTTTGATAACTAACTCTTTtgctgaaattatctttttggGGGTCGTCCTCCTTTTTGCgttgttcttttttttggttatgaaTGGAATTCAGCTTCTTGGATTTGAAGTTAATGTCTCTTCACCTTCTTTTCAAGTCTTTTGCCTGATTCTTGGGGTTTTTCTGgtcttagttttgttttgtctGCAGTTGAATTGGGTTTTAGCTCAGGTGATAGTGGTTGCGGAATCAATTTGGGGTCTTGAGCCATTGAAGAGGAGCAACTTCCTAATAAAAGGAACGAAAGGAGTGgctttgtctttgtttttatttttggcctTTTTCCCTGGCTTGTTTGTAATTGCCATTTCATTTCCACGGGGAGACTTGGATATTGGCAATATCGATAGTGCATGGAAGATTTGGCCTTTTGTTGTTCGAATTGTGGTGCCTTCAGCTCTCCAAACGATGTTATTTCTTTACAATATCGCGGCGTTTACTGTTCTTTACATGGATTGCACGGCTGCACACGGAGAGCTTGTCTGGGAGATTGCTGAGGAGTTTGCCGGTGACTATGTCAGCTTGCCTTTTGATGATGGAAAGATCCCTCATTTTGTTTCTGTTACCTATACTTGA
- the LOC7481553 gene encoding probable protein S-acyltransferase 22, translated as MRKHGWQLPYHPLQVVAVAVFLALGFAFYVFFAPFVGKKLFQHIAMGIYTPLITCAFGLYIWCAAADPADPGVFRSKKYLKIPDSEKHNPQKDSKLGGGSTSSKHDANASTVGGKSLDKEAVGSDATLKEPNTQIEKVSSGNSSCFQWVFFPCALICNWCSSSDESSELQMSEDGMFYCSLCEVEVFKYSKHCRVCDKCVDRFDHHCRWLNNCVGKKNYGQFFTLMVSSLLLLILQWSTGILVLICCFLERKRFAVDISAKLGSSFSLAPFVIVVSVCTILAMIATLPLAQLFFFHILLVKKGISTYDYIIALREQEQEQQGVEGQQSVQMSPASSLTGLSSASSFSTFHRGAWCTPPRLFLEDQFDVVPPETGSVSSLGKKSMREEPIKKKNPATVKISPWTLARLNAEEVSRAAAEARKKSKILQPVTRREPPFGLDTDSSFGSSGHRMVPRIDNNRRRASKRIRFPADLPMESVTRTSGITPEKGFTETSTSLAPLQREARSAFQTSRAMSSSAGVAASSPESSLDSPDIHPFRVSSSGAEESRRLTGLSVAGAVSHNAFPLSRSTSDGYEASGGEDSDRVPSRIAQRSDNWSNLLFHADRDETVFRMKASSSSSQANNREL; from the exons ATGAGAAAGCATGGATGGCAACTTCCATATCACCCTCTTCAg GTGGTGGCTGTTGCTGTATTTCTGGCTTTGGGGTTTGCTTTTTATGTGTTCTTTGCTCCTTTTGTTGGGAAGAAGTTGTTCCAACATATAGCGATGGGAATCTACACTCCTCTG attACTTGTGCCTTTGGCCTATATATTTGGTGTGCAGCTGCTGATCCAGCAGACCCTGGAGTTTTTAGATCTAAAAAGTATCTCAAGATTCCAGACAGTGAAAAGCATAACCCACAGAAGGACTCAAAACTTGGTGGAGGGTCAACTTCATCGAAACATGATGCAAATGCTTCTACTGTTGGAGGAAAATCTCTGGATAAAGAGGCGGTGGGTTCTGACGCAACTTTGAAGGAGCCAAATACTCAAATTGAGAAGGTGTCATCAGGGAATTCATCTTGTTTTCAGTGGGTTTTCTTTCCTTGTGCTTTGATCTGTAATTGGTGCAGTTCGAGTGATGAATCTTCTGAGCTACAGATGAGTGAAGATGGCATGTTCTACTGCAGTTTGTGTGAAGTTGAG GTTTTCAAGTACAGCAAGCACTGTAGAGTGTGTGACAAATGTGTTGATCGTTTTGATCATCACTGCAGG TGGCTTAACAACTGTGTAGGCAAGAAGAACTACGGACAGTTTTTCACCCTTATGGTTTCTTCTCTCCTCCTG CTTATTCTACAATGGTCGACTGGAATCCTTGTACTTATCTGCTGTTTTCTTGAACGGAAGCGATTCGCTGTGGACATCTCTGCCAAGCTGGGAAGCAGTTTCTCTTTGGCCCCCTTTGTTATCGTGGTG TCAGTGTGTACCATTTTGGCAATGATTGCCACCTTACCTCTTGCCcagcttttcttctttcatatCCTCCTTGTAAAAAAG GGAATCAGCACTTATGATTACATAATAGCTCTAAGGGAGCAGGAACAAGAGCAACAGGGCGTTGAAGGTCAGCAGAGTGTTCAAATGTCTCCTGCCAGCTCACTCACTGGATTAAGCAGTGCAAGCTCATTTTCTACTTTTCACCGGGGTGCTTGGTGCACACCACCTCGTCTTTTTCTGGAAGATCAG tttGATGTTGTTCCTCCAGAGACTGGATCTGTTAGCTCATTAGGAAAAAAGTCTATGAGGGAAGAaccaatcaagaaaaagaaccCCGCTACAGTAAAGATCAGTCCTTGGACATTGGCCAGATTAAACGCCGAAGAAGTTTCGAGAGCTGCAGCAGAGGCGaggaaaaaatccaaaatcctGCAGCCTGTGACAAGACGGGAACCCCCTTTTGGGCTAGACACAGATAGCAGCTTTGGCAGCAGTGGCCATCGGATGGTCCCAAGGATTGACAATAATAGAAGGAGAGCTAGTAAGCGAATACGCTTTCCAGCTGACCTACCCATGGAGTCTGTAACTAGGACTTCAGGTATCACTCCTGAGAAAGGTTTCACTGAGACATCTACAAGCTTGGCTCCTCTTCAGCGTGAGGCCCGTAGTGCTTTCCAGACCAGCCGAGCAATGTCAAGCTCAGCTGGGGTTGCTGCTTCTTCTCCTGAAAGCAGTTTAGACTCCCCAGATATCCATCCTTTCCGGGTTTCCTCATCCGGAGCTGAAGAGTCCAGACGTCTCACAGGTCTATCTGTAGCTGGTGCTGTTTCTCACAATGCATTCCCACTTTCAAGGTCTACTAGTGATGGGTATGAAGCTTCTGGTGGAGAAGATAGTGACAGGGTTCCTTCCAGGATTGCTCAAAGGTCAGATAACTGGAGTAACCTTCTCTTCCATGCTGATCGGGACGAGACTGTATTTAGAATGAAAGCATCATCTTCATCCAGCCAGGCTAACAATAGAGAACTTTGA
- the LOC7492909 gene encoding uncharacterized protein LOC7492909 has product MGGCVSTNNERIRTTRKHMRKSSKSSGKSSTCIADSPIQRLSDAGISDFALREFVHLDFEKGAATTCKRSEVSNKTFHLTQLQWNHSQIDANGICQEEVWFDSLSIIDSDSDDDFISVHGDCFPPVGNATGHKQNTQMLQYGAASCFVDAGCKYEGFYESYLKMDGGGPKGDEVSSKIKKALDDPCGNFKGLKEGMHDLAEKTQECRRKSKVIMLSLKRKSCDGEETTEFSERLLYRPRAGFLIPRSKGEKPTAGCWSEISPSVFKLRGETFFRDKQKCPAPDYSPYVPIGVDLFVCPRKINHIAQHLELPNLQAHEKVPPLLIINMQLPTYPVSMFNCDSDGEGMSLVVYFKLSENFNKQISPCFQDSIKRLVEDDMEKVKGFAKECTVPFRERLKILVGLVNPEELQLSSAERKLIHSYNDKPVLSRPQHEFFKGPNYFEIDLDIHRFSYISRKGLEAFRDRLKHGIANVGLTIQAQKQEELPEQMLCCVRLNKIDLVNHGQIPTVVTRDD; this is encoded by the exons ATGGGTGGCTGTGTCTCAACAAACAATGAAAGAATAagaacaactaggaaacacatgCGTAAATCTTCCAAAAGTAGTGGAAAGAGTTCCACTTGTATTGCTGATTCCCCTATTCAACGGCTTAGTGATGCTGGAATTAGTGATTTTGCTCTTAGAGAGTTTGTTCATCTTGACTTTGAGAAGGGTGCTGCAACTACCTGCAAGAGATCTGAAGTTTCTAATAAGACATTCCATCTCACCCAGCTACAATGGAACCATAGTCAAATTGATGCAAATG GAATATGTCAGGAGGAAGTATGGTTTGACTCTCTTAGTATTATAGATTCAGATTCGGATGATGACTTCATCAGTGTGCATGGAG ATTGTTTTCCTCCTGTTGGTAATGCAACTGGACATAAACAAAACACTCAAATGCTTCAATATGGAGCTGCATCATGCTTTGTAGATGCTGGGTGCAAGTATGAGGGCTTCTATGAAAGCTACCTGAAAATGGATGGAGGAGGTCCAAAGGGCGATGAGGTTTCTAGTAAGATAAAGAAAGCTTTAGATGATCCTTGTGGAAATTTTAAAGGTCTCAAAGAGGGCATGCATGACTTGGCAGAGAAAACTCAAGAATGTAGAAGGAAATCAAAAGTAATTATGCTATCATTAAAGAGGAAATCTTGCGATGGAGAGGAAACAACAGAATTCT CCGAGAGATTACTGTATCGCCCAAGAGCAGGATTTCTGATTCCACGTTCAAAAGGAGAGAAGCCAACTGCTGGATGCTGGTCTGAGATTTCACCTTCAGTTTTTAAGCTCCGAGGCGAGACTTTTTTCAG AGATAAGCAGAAGTGCCCTGCTCCGGACTACAGTCCATATGTACCAATTGGCGTAGATTTATTTGTATGCCCACGGAAGATAAATCACATTGCTCAGCATCTTGAACTTCCTAATTTGCAAGCGCATGAGAAAGTACCGCCGCTGCTGATCATTAATATGCAG CTTCCCACTTATCCTGTTTCAATGTTCAATTGTGATTCGGATGGAGAAGGCATGAGCCTTGTAGTATATTTTAAACTATCTGAGAATTTCAACAAACAGATTTCACCTTGTTTTCAAGACAGCATCAAG AGACTTGTTGAGGATGATATGGAAAAGGTTAAAGGCTTTGCAAAAGAGTGCACAGTTCCTTTCAGAGAGAGGCTGAAAATTCTGGTGGGGCTAGTTAATCCAGAGGAATTGCAGTTGAGTTCTGCAGAAAGGAAGCTTATTCATAGTTATAATGACAAGCCAGTGCTTTCACGCCCTCAACATGAATTCTTTAAG GGACCTAATTACTTTGAGATTGACCTGGATATACATCGGTTCAGTTACATATCTAGGAAAGGACTTGAAGCATTCAGAGATCGCTTGAAGCATGGGATAGCTAATGTGGGTCTGACTATTCAG GCACAAAAACAAGAGGAACTGCCAGAGCAAATGCTGTGCTGTGTGCGCTTGAACAAGATAGATTTGGTAAATCATGGCCAAATACCAACTGTTGTTACTCGGGATGATTAA